Within the Candidatus Borreliella tachyglossi genome, the region ATTCTTGTGCTATATTTAAAAAGTAGGTTTTAATAATTTCTAAATTGCCAATTTTGCAAAATCGCAAAAACAACATATACTCGAATCCATGATGGGGAGCATACTGCAGGCTCCCTTTTGGGATTTTTAGGAATAAAAACAATCTTTGTTTTTGTTCTAAAATAGTATCAACAAGCATTAAATCACTTCCAAATACTAGATCAAACTTGTCATTTATCTTTAAATCCATAAATTCCCAACAAATTTTAAATACATATATTATATCATAAACTTGACAAAAAATTTACTTTAATGTTTTATTAACAATTTACTTTAATGTGTTATTAACTAGAGGCATGATTCGTTCAAGACTATATCTTATTTTATTTACATAAAATACACGAAAAGTTGGATCAATTTCTGCTTGACCTATTACCTTAAGGTTAAACAATGCATCAACTACTTCCTCAAGCGTTGAAACAATTTGTTTAAAACTCTCTTTTAAATTAGCAAGGCTTGTACTAATTTCTATAGGGTCGCTTGAGCGTATAGCAACCTTACCAGCTTTAACTTCAATCTTTTGCTTGCTAAGATCAACTGGTCTTAGTATATAGTAATAATTTTGATCAAAATAGTTATTATCATCCGTATTGAAAATATTAATACTACTTTGCAGTAGTATAACCTCGTCTCCTGTCTTTAGGAAATAATTTACACTAGCAATGTTGCAAGTGTGTATAGCAAGTCCTTCGTATTCCTTAAGTAAAACTATTCCTTTCTGGGTATTACTATCAAATTCTTTTATTGTTCCAATACGTGATATGAAAATGTTTTCATTAAGAAATACCTTTATGTCTTCTTGAGCAAGCAGGGAGCCTTTAAGACGTTGGTTTATTCTATAGAGTTCATAATTAGTATCATTGCTCATATATATACCCTTTAAATTTTAAATTTTGTAATAAAATAACTAATAAGACATAGTTCATTTACTTCATTTAATCTTATAGTAGGTTGCAAGTTTTAGTAATTTCTTTACAGCTTATTATAGGATTTTTCTAATTTATTTGCTAGTTATTCCTTTAAATTTAAAAATTTTGTAGTATCTTTTATATACTTTGTACTAATGTTGTTTACATCTGTATTAAAGATATTTACATCGAACTAAATCTTATAGTGGGCTGTGATTTTTTTTCAGAGCTTATTATAGGATTTTTAAATTATTTGCTAGTTATTCCTTTAAATTTGAAATTCTGTAGTATCTTTTATTTACATACCTTATTTTTATATCTTATATCTAAACCTATCTTGTAGTAGATTATAATTTTCATCGCTTTTACAGTCCACTACAGGATTTTTCTAGGTTATTTGTTAGCTATTCCTTTAAATTTGAAATTCTGTAGTATCCTTTTATTTACAATAAATTTGTATTTATTCTCTTAAAAACCTGTAGTAGGCTGTGATTTTTTAAACAGTTTTTTACAGCTTATTACAGGATTTTTCTAAATTATTTATTAGTTATTCCTTTAAATTTTAAATTGTGTAGTATTTTTTATTTAAACTTATAATTAAATTATTTCTTTAAATCTTGTAGTAGGCTGTTTTTTTCAAATTTCTCACAGTTTATTATGAGATTTTTTTAGTTATTCGTGGTACATGGTTGGAGTCATCGTGTAATTTAAGACTAAGTGAACACTCACCAGTATTACTTAGCGTGGCATTGGTTTGATCTATTGTACATTTAATTAAATTACTAAGTGCATCTTTAAAACTAACTTTATCACCAATTCTTAATTTATGAGTATAGGTTAATTTGGCATTCCAAAAAATTATAGAGTAATTGCGATTGGTAGCAAATGATATTTCTTGTTGAGGAATAAATTCAAGTCCATAGTCTTCTAGGGGCACATACCTAGCTTTATCAAGGACAGGTGTGGGCTCTATATTAGAGAATATAAAATTACAATCAACATCACTTGTAATTAGGCCGACATCAGTTTTAATATTTGATACATATTTTTTAGTGAGTTTTTCTATAAATTCTTTAGGGGTTTTTGCATAAAAGCTTTCATCTATTACTCTGTTTTGGTCTTTTTGGCTTAATTTAATTATAGCTTTATTTTCAAATACAAAAGAAATAGCGTCAACAACCCGCATACCTTTAAATTCTTTATTGAGCTCTCTATTGTAAAAATTACTTTTAGATACTAAATGAATTTCATATTCAACGGAAAAATCACCACTAGCATAGTCTGTACTCATTGGTACACCTAAATACCCACCCATGATAAAGTCATATGCTTTTTCATCAGCAAATTTTTTGTAATAAATCTTTACAATATCATTCACTTTAATCTCATCATTAAAAGTTAAAGGCAGGTTCCAAATTTGTAGTTTAGCTTGTTTACTTGCAATTATGTTGTGATTGGATAATACATCATTAATACTTATATCAACATGAACGCCCCATTCAGTTTTAATTACAACTTTAGGATGTACTTCAGGTATACCACCACCAATACTATTCTTTAGGGTAGTAGCGTTATAAAATTCAACTAAAAAATCATATTTAAGTAGTCTATACATAGTATTATCCTTTATACTCATTTAGTGTAAAGGTTTTTACAACTTCAATATTTAAATTAATCTCAATTTCATCAATATATGGAGTATCTTTAAATGTAACAGAAGTTAGGATAACTAGTTCTTTAAATTGAAAAGTGGGGCTGTATGCGGTAAATGGTACACCGGCCTCAATTCTATTAGCTAATTGTTCTTTTACAAAATTACTATCATACTGTAATAATGAATTACCAAAAGGAGTCATTTTTAAAGGTGATAGCATCTCTTTATAAATGCTAGTTAAAACGCCACCAGTAATTGAAATAACTTCACTATTTAGTACAGGGTTGTAGGTAACATATTCCGCTTTACGTGTGTAGTAATTAATAACTGGACGTTTTGAACAACTAGTACTATATGTTCTAATTATAAGGTCGCCTTTTGGTTCTATAAAGAATAATTGCGGAATATATCCAAAACCTTTAAGATCCATTCTTGGAAATAACACAATAAAATTACCACTACTAAAAAAACTAAAAACTTGATTTACAGTAGCTTTAATTAAATGTAATATTTCGTGCTTATCCATACTAGGGTATCACCTTTATTTTATGGGTCACATAGTATATATAAAGTTTTAAGGTTGTTTTGAACTACCGTCCTCACTTGCTTCTCTTCTTTTGTTTAATTCACCCAGTGATGCACCGCTGTCACCACCCATCCATGATGGTAATATTGATTTAAGCCTTGCAATTAAGGTATCTATACTAAATATATTTTTAATAGGAGAAATAATACTTTTTTCAATACTAAAGTTTTCAATCCATACTAATAATTTATCAACAAGCTTAATTGCTGGCTCTAGGAGTCTAGAAGTCAACTTCCCTAAATTATCCTCAATTCTAGTCATACTCCCCTCACTCTTGTCAGCAACTGTAGCATACCCAGATAAATCAGCAGATGTTACGTCTTTTTTAATTTCCCTAAGTGTAGCAAGTCTTGCAAGCACGTCATACTTTGCCACATTTTCAAAATTTCTTGCTTGAAAATCATTATACTTATCACCAATACCCTCTAGTCGATGCATAGTATCAAATAAAACTCCAGCATTACCCTTAAGTAGTTCAACAACCGCACTTATTGATTCATCTGTGCCTTCACCTAAGAGCCCACTCTTTTTAATATCAACTGCAGTCTGTACAGCATCAACAATCGATTTTTGATCTGTTATACCCAATTGTTTAAGTTCGGATTTAATTAATGCACTTTTTGTAATAAAGTCTTCTTTGTCTAATTGCTTTTCAAAACCCCTACCTTTAAGCATTCCTTCAATACTACTACGCTCAGCTGTAGTAAACATTTTAGATGAAAGCCTTGCTTGTCTTGCAATTTGTGAACGCATTTCAACGGACTTTTTAGCAAAATCCATAACGCCACTTACGCCCTTATTAAGTGCCCCAGATACCACATTTCCAATAGCGGTTCCCATTGCAACTTTTGTAACAAAACCAAAACCTTTTTTAAACCGTGCACTATGCTCGTCTTTTTTTAGTTTTTTGTATTCTAACTTCCTTAAATCATCATCAGACATTTGTGAGCGTCTAAATGCCTCTTTTCTAGCTTTAGCGAAACTTTTACCTTGACTCATTAATTTTTTAGTCTCAGCCAGCTTAAATTTTTCTGTTTTTTCCCTTAAAGCCTCATATTTTTTTTGTTTAGAGAGCTCACGCTTTTTATCACTTAAATTACTCTTAATGATATCTTTAGTACTACCCAGACTAGTTCGAGCGGGCTTTAGATACTTCTCCATTTTGGAAATATCTTTTTCTAACGCCTTTTTAGTCTCAGCGTGATCTAGTACGCCTTTAAATTTAATAGTAAATGTATCACTCATTTTCTACTTAAAGTTACCAATAACTACGTGCCTTTTTAGTCTCAGCGTGATCTAGTACGCCCCTTAATAGTAAATGCATCACTCAATCTCTACTTAAAGTTACCAATAACTTTAATTCATAATTAATAACTCACTATTTTCATTTTTCAACAATCATTATTTCCTAAAAATAAGTTCATACACTTGTTTTTGTAGTTTAAAATCAGCAAGTTTATTAACTTCAAATAAATCGTTATATAACATCCTCTTAACTTCACTTAAGGTAGCAATTCCCATTATTACTGGAAAGGCATACTTATTATTTCTAATTTCTTCTAAGAGTGTGAAATATTGGTGCCTAGATTCATGTATTTGATTTATTACTTGCTTTATTTCGTTGTATCTTACTGCTTTTGATGTTTTCATATAGCAATAGCATTATCTATACTATCTATTACCGCCTCGTAATTCCAAGCCTCATTAATATAGTCAAACTTTTCAAAATCCCCAACATTATTTTCAAACTCTTCTAGATACACAAGATGAGGTTTTTTAAAATCGGCGTCCTTATTAAATATATCAAATTGAATACTATAAAGAATTGCTATTAAATACTCTTTATAGCATCCAACATATTGTCTGTTGTTGTTAAGTATGAAGTAAAATTCATCCAGGAATCCCGAATTAATCATTAAATTAGTAATTTGTTTTAAGTAGTCTAGTTCATAGAGTCTATCAAGAGCTTTAGTTTGATTAACACTTAAGACCCTATCCCACTCATATACTGGAATAGCTTTAACTTTGTACTCATAAACTTTAGTTTTAGTTAATATTTTCATTTTGTATTTCATATTAAATACCCTATTTAGTTAAATGTTTTATACCGCATTTACTCTCCTAATTAAGTATTAGGTTTACTACGCCTACAATTAATTGCTCGTATTTCAAAAGTTACCTTATCAGCCTCTGCAGAGTAGTTTCTAGATGGAGCCTCTGTAAACACTGCATGGTTTGAAATAATTTTTGTTGCAATATGATCATTGAAAACTAAATCCCCAATTTTTTCATTTTTACTAACAGTAACATTATCAAATTGTTCATCCGATAATTCTGTTAACAAAATATAATCATGACTACCAAGTGTTACCTCAATGTTGAAAATATAAGTAACAGTTTTAGGGTCTCTAAAGCTTATAACAGGTGTACCCTTGTCTTCAGCCGAAACAACGGCTCTAGTACTAGGCTCACTACTAAATTCGATCTTTCCACTATGCAGTTGATGACCTAATATTGAAAAATAAACTTCCGTTAAGTTATATAAATTCATCCTCAAGCACTCCTATCTTGCATCCTTAAGCACTCCTGTCTTGCGCTAGACTATTTTGATAGTCTTTTATGTCTTCTGTTGTAATATTTAATACAACAGCATTAATGCTATAGTTATATGTAATAGTGATATTTAGATCAAGCTGTAGTTGAGGAGATGGCTTTAGTTTTAATCTAATAGAACTATAGTCTACAATCAAACCAGAAGATTTAAATCTATTAAATAAACACTCAAGTGACGCAGTGTATGCATTCTCACGAATACCACTTAGACTTAATGCACTTAATTTACTATTTTGTCTATTATGTTTGTTCCAAACACGAATGAGCTCCACTATGGTTTCATTTTTGATGTAACTTAATGTTGCAAGTTCATCTATAGGAGTACCAGCAAGGTCAACGCCCTCCTTAAAAGAAGGAACACCGTCAAGTCCAGTCTCATTAAGAAGTGCATAGAAATTAATACGAGCATCTCGTAATTTCTTGATTGTAGCATCATCAAGGAGTGGTGTGGCTTTAAGCTTAATACCGTACGGATTTACGGAATGAAATATACTAGCTTGATTGAGGTATTGACTTATAAATTTTAAATACAGGTTATCACCACCGTTGCTATAAATGACAATATTACCTTTACCCTCTGTTGAGCCTTTATCTTTAAATAATTCTTTTAGTTCGGTTTCTTTAGTAGAGAATACAAAAAAGGTATTAGGGCTCTTGAATTTAGGATAATCATCTTTATAAATACTAAGTCCATCGTCTGTAGGACTCTCTTTTTTATAAGGATTAATTAAGACAACAAAACTGTGCCTGCTAGCTTTAAGATATTCCTTAATTGACTCCGGCTTATCTTTATAAAGTAAAAGTGTGCAAGCCCTTAATGCATCTTCACCAAAAAAAGCCCCTAAAGCCGTATTTAAATAAGCCTTCTCGGCCTCTAGGTCATTACCATTTGCTTTTTCAAGTGCTTCTATACTCTTGGTATAGTTATTAACATTAAGTGGTAGTATCTTAATGTTGTTAACTTGATCATCAATCTTTAAAGTTGTAGTTTTATAAACTAGTAAAGGGTTGTAGTATTGTACTTTGGTAATATCTAGTCTACTGGTTATAAGATTGACATTAACTGTATCCATTGGCATACTCTAGTCCCTCTCTTGTATATTCTTGTGCTTTAAATCATTTAAATATTCTTCATTCCCTTGTATATTCTTGTGATTTAAATCATTTAAATATTCTTCATTTAAAAACTCTTGTACTTTAATACTTGCTTTAAATGTCATACTGCTTGCATAGGCATTATTGCTAATATTGGTATTAATAGCAATTAAACCATTATGTTGCATACCACTTGTAGGATATAGGTAATACTCAATACGAGCTTGATAAGCCTCGTCATCGCAATCTACTGTTAATCCATATTTGTTTGCATAAAGATAAGAACTTAATAAAGAATAAAGTTGTAGCGGACGATGAGGCGCGTCTGGATCTTGTGTGGTAACTAAGGATATAAAGAATATAGCAAAATTTAAATTAAATTCATTAACATTTTCATAAAAACTTCCAGATCGAAGTTTATAAAACGCATTCTCTAGACCATTAAATTTGATGTCTTGCAAGTGTATTTATTAATATAAGGATGATTGTAGGAATTTATAACTTCTAAATTTAGTCTATTCTCACCTACATATGTAGCAAAACCATTAAGGAAAGAAATTAAATATTTTTGTATATCTTTAGGAATTACTATCATGTATTTACCCTATACTTGATAGTTGATATCATCTCTCCTGTATCAAGGAGTGGTGTTTGTGGTGATTTACTTCCCTTGCGTTTTTTACTTGCAATAGTTTTAAGCTTTAAGGTCGGGCGTTATATTACCAGATAAGACATAATTTTGATAATAAGTAATAAATGCCTCCCCTATTTTAGACATACCGTCTTTAATATTATTTGATAATGCTTTTCTTATATAATCATTATCAATATATTCCCTAAACTTTAGACTATCAGCTACAAGTGTTAAGTGAGCCCTCTTTGGTAGCTTTCCGCCTCCAGTATCATGCATCCGAGCAATACGACCGCGTCCTGCAAACCATCCAATCTCAACTTCAATATTTATGTCCATGATAGTACCTTAAGTATTAATGTTGTATATCCAATACTTGTATCAATTTTAACTATTTCGTAGTAGTCTGTGTCATCTGTTGATATGCGATCTTTAATTTGAAAATCAAGTGTGGATGCGGTATAGAGTTTAGCATAACTTCCAGAGTCTTTTAAATTAGAGTCATATATATTTTCTAAAGCATCACTAGTAATGCTAAAGAGCACACCAATAAATGCCATGTAACTTAATTTACTAAAAATTAAATCATGCATGGCGGTCTCTACATTGTATTTGTACATACCTTTATAAAATCTTAACTGTTCATCATTTTGAAATAATGATATCATTCTATTAGACATAGAAGAAAATGTTTGTCTTATAGAGCTCATCTTACTACCCCTATACAAGAAGGCGTTTTTGTTTGTTTTTTGCTTTGATCTACTAATTTATCAAAAAGATCACAAAAGTTTTTCTTGTGTTCTTCATTAACAGCAGTTGGTGATGGTGGTGGGTGATAGTCAATCTCAAGTTCATTAAACTTTTGTTTTTTAATCCTATCAAATTCAAACTCTGTTAAAATACCGCGTTTCTTAAGTTCACAACCTATAAAGTAATATGTTAGTAGAAAAATATTAGCATAACTTAACAAGCTAATATCAACACCCCTGTTTATTAGAGTAGCTTCAAGTAGTTCAGAGTGCAGTAGGAAGTTTTCAAAAGTTACCTCTTCTTGTTTTATTGACAAGAGAGCTAGTATTTTTGTGTATATTGTCTTAATCTCTGCCAAATTATCCTCATTATCCATATTGCTATTACTATTACTTATATAAGTATTAGCACTATTTATCATTATTACCACTATTGCGACTATATTACAATAGTACTATTTAAAAGTATACAGTACTAATCACAAGTATTACTGCTGTTTAATTGTTACCTTAAGGATTGTCTTTTGTGTAGCAATCATACCACCTAGTACAAAATCAATATAACTATGTGCTATATCTGTTGAGTCGCGATCGACTTGTTCATTAGGCATTGGTAACATATATTTACTTGGTTTGAATTTAATGAGCTCGGGGTTTAGTGGATAAATGAGTATCTGGTGTGAGAGCATATTAGAAGTTTCAATATAAACAGGCTGTCTATTATTAACAGCTTGTATTGTACTCCTTACAACGTCTTCCCATGTTTTCTCGGATGTTGAGGGTAGTCCATTAGGCTCGTAGGGTTTTGAGAGCTTTAGACTAGTTGCTTGATCTACTATTACCATCATGGGAGTTGTAAACTCATCCCCTAGTTCAAGCTTTGCAAGTCCTTCCTCAATTTTTTCAAATATTTTATCCATTTTATCTTTATTACCATTTGTCACTTCAACCTCTATTTGATGTGGCATATTAAGAATTCCATACATCTCAGGTAATAATTTTTTAAAGTTTTGTCCAGCACTGTGTATAGATACAACACCAGTTAATATAAAGTGATTAATAAGTTTAATTATCTCGTTTGACGCTAGTAAATACGCATTAGAAAATGGTAGTATATTATTATTAACATCACCAATGTAATTACCACTAGTATAGTACCCCTCTGCACTTTGCTTAAAGTGTCTAAATTTATATTGCAATTTAATGTAATTAATTTTAACAGTCTCACTTCTAAATCC harbors:
- a CDS encoding DUF777 family protein, with translation MSNDTNYELYRINQRLKGSLLAQEDIKVFLNENIFISRIGTIKEFDSNTQKGIVLLKEYEGLAIHTCNIASVNYFLKTGDEVILLQSSINIFNTDDNNYFDQNYYYILRPVDLSKQKIEVKAGKVAIRSSDPIEISTSLANLKESFKQIVSTLEEVVDALFNLKVIGQAEIDPTFRVFYVNKIRYSLERIMPLVNNTLK
- a CDS encoding DUF693 family protein, coding for MYRLLKYDFLVEFYNATTLKNSIGGGIPEVHPKVVIKTEWGVHVDISINDVLSNHNIIASKQAKLQIWNLPLTFNDEIKVNDIVKIYYKKFADEKAYDFIMGGYLGVPMSTDYASGDFSVEYEIHLVSKSNFYNRELNKEFKGMRVVDAISFVFENKAIIKLSQKDQNRVIDESFYAKTPKEFIEKLTKKYVSNIKTDVGLITSDVDCNFIFSNIEPTPVLDKARYVPLEDYGLEFIPQQEISFATNRNYSIIFWNAKLTYTHKLRIGDKVSFKDALSNLIKCTIDQTNATLSNTGECSLSLKLHDDSNHVPRITKKIS
- a CDS encoding DUF792 family protein — its product is MDKHEILHLIKATVNQVFSFFSSGNFIVLFPRMDLKGFGYIPQLFFIEPKGDLIIRTYSTSCSKRPVINYYTRKAEYVTYNPVLNSEVISITGGVLTSIYKEMLSPLKMTPFGNSLLQYDSNFVKEQLANRIEAGVPFTAYSPTFQFKELVILTSVTFKDTPYIDEIEINLNIEVVKTFTLNEYKG
- a CDS encoding DUF759 family protein gives rise to the protein MSDTFTIKFKGVLDHAETKKALEKDISKMEKYLKPARTSLGSTKDIIKSNLSDKKRELSKQKKYEALREKTEKFKLAETKKLMSQGKSFAKARKEAFRRSQMSDDDLRKLEYKKLKKDEHSARFKKGFGFVTKVAMGTAIGNVVSGALNKGVSGVMDFAKKSVEMRSQIARQARLSSKMFTTAERSSIEGMLKGRGFEKQLDKEDFITKSALIKSELKQLGITDQKSIVDAVQTAVDIKKSGLLGEGTDESISAVVELLKGNAGVLFDTMHRLEGIGDKYNDFQARNFENVAKYDVLARLATLREIKKDVTSADLSGYATVADKSEGSMTRIEDNLGKLTSRLLEPAIKLVDKLLVWIENFSIEKSIISPIKNIFSIDTLIARLKSILPSWMGGDSGASLGELNKRREASEDGSSKQP
- a CDS encoding DUF1322 family protein — protein: MKTSKAVRYNEIKQVINQIHESRHQYFTLLEEIRNNKYAFPVIMGIATLSEVKRMLYNDLFEVNKLADFKLQKQVYELIFRK
- a CDS encoding DUF1473 family protein — protein: MKILTKTKVYEYKVKAIPVYEWDRVLSVNQTKALDRLYELDYLKQITNLMINSGFLDEFYFILNNNRQYVGCYKEYLIAILYSIQFDIFNKDADFKKPHLVYLEEFENNVGDFEKFDYINEAWNYEAVIDSIDNAIAI
- a CDS encoding DUF1463 family protein, which encodes MNLYNLTEVYFSILGHQLHSGKIEFSSEPSTRAVVSAEDKGTPVISFRDPKTVTYIFNIEVTLGSHDYILLTELSDEQFDNVTVSKNEKIGDLVFNDHIATKIISNHAVFTEAPSRNYSAEADKVTFEIRAINCRRSKPNT
- a CDS encoding DUF787 family protein, encoding MPMDTVNVNLITSRLDITKVQYYNPLLVYKTTTLKIDDQVNNIKILPLNVNNYTKSIEALEKANGNDLEAEKAYLNTALGAFFGEDALRACTLLLYKDKPESIKEYLKASRHSFVVLINPYKKESPTDDGLSIYKDDYPKFKSPNTFFVFSTKETELKELFKDKGSTEGKGNIVIYSNGGDNLYLKFISQYLNQASIFHSVNPYGIKLKATPLLDDATIKKLRDARINFYALLNETGLDGVPSFKEGVDLAGTPIDELATLSYIKNETIVELIRVWNKHNRQNSKLSALSLSGIRENAYTASLECLFNRFKSSGLIVDYSSIRLKLKPSPQLQLDLNITITYNYSINAVVLNITTEDIKDYQNSLAQDRSA
- a CDS encoding DUF1506 family protein, whose protein sequence is MSSIRQTFSSMSNRMISLFQNDEQLRFYKGMYKYNVETAMHDLIFSKLSYMAFIGVLFSITSDALENIYDSNLKDSGSYAKLYTASTLDFQIKDRISTDDTDYYEIVKIDTSIGYTTLILKVLSWT
- a CDS encoding DUF3890 domain-containing protein, with product MINSANTYISNSNSNMDNEDNLAEIKTIYTKILALLSIKQEEVTFENFLLHSELLEATLINRGVDISLLSYANIFLLTYYFIGCELKKRGILTEFEFDRIKKQKFNELEIDYHPPPSPTAVNEEHKKNFCDLFDKLVDQSKKQTKTPSCIGVVR